A segment of the Panacibacter ginsenosidivorans genome:
TATTCCTTTACCAACTAATTATGGGCCGCTTGATGGTAAAAGTTTTTACGCAGCACTTACAGGTTCAAGCGTACCTACAAGACAGTGGATATATTGTTATTATGATGCCAACATGCAGGGGCAGCCAGACAAACCACCAATTGGATGGGTGCAGGATACAGCCTATAAATTATATGATAGCACTGGCCTGTTTTATCATTATTCAATAGATCTTCAGGAAGCAAGCCCATTAAAAAATAGCAGGCTTACCCCAGCTGAAAAAAGTTTAAAAAAACAAATGCAGGGTATTTTAGCTGGTATGCATAATTAATAGAGGTTAGTATGATGAACCCGGCTGCAAAACCATAAGCAACTATTGTTGCGTCGCACTCTTGTACACTTTGTTTTTTGTGGCACAAAAATAAAACTGTTGTAAAAATTTCATGGCTCAATAAAGAATATTGGTATAAGGGTGCGACGCAACAATTGCCTGATAAAAGTGCTAAAGCCCGGAAAAAAATAATGCAATCACAAGGTTTAAATAATTTAGTTTATACCTGCGCGGCATATTCACCCAAATAGTCTTATAAATTTTGATGCAGGACCGCAGGTTACTTACAAAATTTTAGTTTAAGGATAATTTTTATCAAAAAAACACTCCAAAAGTCTTTCTATTACGAATTAATGAAATGTGCTAATGAAACAAAGGATAAAAATTACAAAATGAAAGATACTTGCGTGTCAGGCATCAATCTTTTCAGACAAATGCTGCTTTAATTTTTTTACTAGCGAGGGGAAATGAATAGGTTTTTCTATAAAATCATCTGCTCCATAACCTGTATATTCTTCTTTGCTCACAATCAGGCCTGAAAAAAGTATAATCTTTAGCCTTTTAGTTTTAGCATTTGATTTCAACTGTATACAAATATCTCTTCCATCAAGTTCTGCCAGCTTTATGTCCAACAAAATTATATCAGGCATAAGTACACTTATCATATTAAATGCAGTTTCCGGCCTTGAAAGAACCGTGGTATTGTATCCTTTATTTTCAAGCAATTTTTTAAGAGAAATTAAAACATCTTCCTCGTCGTCGATTATTAAAATATTGTGCATGGTGTTTATCGGTTTGGTGTTTTAGATTTTGCAAAATTTGTGCCTTTTATCTTATGTAAAGATTATAATAGCATTAATAAATCTTCTCATCCAAAAAAAACTGCTTATTAAATTTACAGTTTAATAAATTATAAAAGATAAGTAAAAATTTCTACACTTTTATACCTCTCCATGACAGATATTTTCTCAATCACTCTTTAGACTTTAAATAAAAGACGCCAACACATGCTGTGTTGGCGTCTTCAAAATTTCCTTTACGATACAATTTCTATTTGCTCATTTTTTTATAAAGTTCCAGGTCACCATTACCTGCAGCCTTGATAATATAGTTTTTCCCCTCTTTATTAAGAGTCACCAAATATTGAGTTTCGCCATTCATGGCAAATTCAATAACTTCTGTTTTTGCAAACCCTACGTATTTTTCATTTATTGATTTTGCAACCAATAATGGCAGATGATCTTCTGCTATAACAGATCCGGTTGCAATAAGATTACCTGTTTCATCAAAAAAAGCTTCAACCTCTTTTCCGGTATAATTAAAAGAAGCGCGGTAAAGTCCTGAGGTTAATTCAACCCAACTGACTTTATCTGCCCCGGAAAATTCTTTGTTGAATGATTTTAATACTGATTTGGAAACAGAAGCACCATCATAAGCAAATGTAGCGCTTGTTGTTAGGCTGAATATAACAGCCAGTGTTGCAATGATCTTTTTCATGTTGTAAATTTTTTTGTGTTTTATAAATTAGCTGAACTGGTTCCAGAGCTTTCAATTTCCTATCTACTTGCATCCAACTTGCTCAACCATGCATCAAAAATAGATTTGATCATTTCTTAAAAAAATACAAAATAGATGTATTGCGGAAATGCAGCGGCAAACTGATGATTTTAGTAGGTGAGCCGTTTCGATAACTCCATAATGAGAAAAAGAAACTATTACAACTCTTACCTTCGTTAAGTTTTTTATAACAAATAATCTATGGGCAAGTTTCACAACCGCATTACTGAAGCGCACATCGAATTCATTGCAAAACAAAAAATATTTTTTACTGCCACTGCACCACTAAGCACAGAAGGTCATATCAATCTTTCACCAAAGGGCTTGGACAGTTTTCGTGTTCTTTCTCCGGCAAAAGTTATTTACATGGATATTATTGGCAGTGGCAACGAAACATCTGCGCATATTTTAGAAAATAAGCGCATCACTTTTATGTTCTGTGCATTTGATGGTCCGCCCAATATTCTGAGACTTTATGGAAAAGGTTATACCGTTCTTCCAACCGATGACGAATGGAAAGAATATGCAGTCATGTTTGAATTGCCGCCAGGTATCCGCCAATTTATAGTAGCAGATATTTATAAAGTACAAACCTCTTGCGGATTTAGTGTTCCTTATTATGAATATATGGGCGAAAGAGATCATGCAACAAAATGGGCAGAAACAAAGGGCAAAGACGGGCTTAAACAATATATAAAAGATAAAAATCTTGTAAGCCTTGATGGGTTGCCTACAGCACTTACAGAAAAAGTTTCCTAACGTTATATTTTCAAATCAGTTGTGCTAACATTTTGTGGAAAAATAACAACCCGCTTTAATTTTTCCGTCCTATATTTAGTTTGCCATAAAAATAATAACGATGGGTTCAGCTTCATTAATTGTTCTGATCATCGCAGCAGTTGCTTTTTCCGCTATCGGCATTGCTGTAGCGAAAATTCTAACGAAGTCCAAACCTAATCCTGTAAAGGGTCAGCCATACGAATGCGGTATTCCTACAGAAGGTTCTCCATGGAATCAATTCAATGTTGGCTATTATTTGTTCGCACTCATCTTTCTCATTTTCGACGTTGAACTGATCTTTTTATACCCTTGGGCGGTCGTGGTAAAAGAAGTAGGCATAACAGCCTTAGTTGAGATCATCGTTTTCTTTTTCATATTATTCATGGGCTTTCTATATGCACATAAAACAGGAGCATTGAAGTGGATGTAAAAGATAACATACAAAACAAAGCAGATTTTCCTGGTCAGGTGCATCAAACACCAGGCGGTGGTGTGCTTATAAGCAAGCTTGATGAAGTTATCAACTGGGCACGTGCAAATTCATTGTGGCCATTGGTTTTTGGCACCAGTTGCTGCGCTATAGAAATGATGAGCACAGCGTCCGCTAAATATGACTGGAGCCGCTTTGGTTTTGAAGTGGCACGTGCTACGCCCCGACAGGCAGATGTCATCATCATTGCGGGAACTATTGTAAACAAAATGGCGCCTGTGTTGAAACGTTTATATGATCAGATGCCTGATCCAAAATATGTGATTGCAATGGGTGCATGTGCTACGAGCGGGGGTCCTTTTTTCTACAATACTTATTCTGTGGTGAAGGGTGCAGATCATGTAATTCCTGTTGATGTGTACATTGCAGGTTGCCCGCCAAGACCAGAAGCGTTAATACATGCGTTGATTGCGTTACAAAATAAAATAAAAGCAGGCGGCAACATTGATAAGATACATATAGAAAAGCAATAAGAAGCTTTTCTACTAAGCTTGAGGGCTGCTATTAAGCTTTCGTTGCGTCGCACTCTTGTACTTTAGTAGTTAATTCAAAAGTAAAAAGCCAAAATTCAAAACTGAGTCACGGCTTTTGAATTTTTACTTTGTTCATCAGTGTTCTGAACGATGAAGTGATTGCGACGCAACAACCGATGCCATAAAAAACAAAAGCTTGTAACAAAAAAATAAGTTTTGACTAACGACGAACTTAAAATAAAAATCAGCGAGTCATTTCCATCATCAACATTTGAAGAAGGAACGGAATGGATAACTATGTTGATAGACTCAACAACATGGAAAGACGTTGCACTTGAATTGAGTAATAGTTTGCTATTTGATTTTTTGTTTTGCGTTACCTGTGTTGACTGGAAAACACACTTAACAATGGTGTATCATTTAAGATCAACAACGCAAAAACATATAGTAGTTGTAAAAGCAAAACTCGACAGAGAGAACCCCCGGATAGCAACGGTTTCAGATATATGGCGCACCGCAGAATTTCATGAACGTGAGGCGTATGATTTATTTGGTGTACAATTCATTGGGCATCCTGATTTGAGAAGATTGTTTTTGACAGATGACTATGAAGGTTTTCCATTGCGCAAAGATTTTGAAGATCCGGTAAATATGATAAAGTTATAACAGTCTTGAGTTTAAAGTTTTGAGTTGCGAGTTGTAAAACTTAAAACACAAAACACAAAACACAAAACACAAAACTTAAAATTTGTTTGAAGAAGTAGGCACAACAACAGAAGGTGATTTAATGATCAATGTGGGTCCGCAGCATCCATCTACACATGGCGTGTTGCATCTTGTTATAACATTGCGCGGAGAAACCATTATAAAAGTTGAACCCCATCTCGGATACATTCACCGCTCTATTGAAAAGATGTGTGAGAGTCTTAGTTACAGGCAATTTATTTATGTAACAAGCCGCATGGATTATCTCTCTTCGCACATTAATAATCATGGTTGCGCTTTATGTGTTGAAAAAGGTTTGCAAATAGAAATTCCTGAACGTGCAAAAGTTATTCGTGTATTGATGGATGAATTAACGAGACTTGCATCGCATCAATTATGGTGGGGCGCAATGGCAATGGATGTTGGCGCACTCACACCTTTCTTTCATGCATTCCGCGAAAGAGAAACGATCAATGAAATAATGGAAGAAACATGCGGCGCAAGATTAACGATGAACTATATGGTACCCGGTGGTGTAATGTACGACTTGCATCCAAACTTTCAGAAAAGAGTTAAAGATTTTATTACACTCTTCAAATCAAAGATTGATGAGTACGATGAAATGGTAACAGGAAATGTGATCTTTCAAAACCGCATGAAAGATGTTGGTTTTATTTCGAAAGAAGATGCAATATCTTATGGTTGTACAGGTCCCACTGCAAGAGCAAGTGATGTAAGTTGTGACATTCGCAAACTGTTTCCTTACGAAGTGTATGACAAGTTAGATTTTCATGAGATAACTGCAACAGATGGAGATTGCTTTGCGAGATATATGGTACGTGTACAGGAAATGCGGCAATCACTTTCCATTGTTGAACAATTGATAGATATTATTCCCGAAGGAGATTTCCAGGCAAAAACAAAAGCGGTGTTGAAATTACCCAAAGGAGAATTTTATTCAAGAGTAGAAACGGCACGTGGCGAGTTTGGTGTATACATCATCAGCGAAGGCGGAACAACACCTTATCGCATAAAATTTCGTTCGCCGGGTTTTTCAAATTTATCGGCATTGGACCATATGGCTCGTGGACATAAGATAGGTGATCTTGTTGCCATCATGGGAACATTGGACTTGGTGATACCGGATATAGATAGATAGACAATATGTTTAGTTTAGAAAGCATAACAAACAGCATTCACACATGGTTGAATAATACATTCAACCCAACACTCGCATTGATATTTGAATTTGTCATTGTAGGTATTTCTGTGATTACTTTGTTTGCAGTGCTTGGATTGATTTTAGTATTTATGGAACGAAAAGTATCTGCCTATATGCAGATAAGATTAGGTCCAAACCGTGTAGGCTTTAAAGGTATATTGCAGACATTAGCTGACACACTAAAGCTTGCCGTAAAAGAAGGGTTAACACCAGATGGCGCAGATAAATTCTTATTCAATCTTGCACCATTTGTTGTGATGATCGTCGCCATGCTCATCCTCGCTCCTATTCCTTTTGCAAAAGGTTTTCAGATTTGGGATATTAATATTGGTGTGTTGTATGTAAGCGCTGTTTCGTCTGTTTCTGTTATTGGGATTTTAATGGCAGGCTGGGCAAGCAATAACAAATATTCATTGCTTGGTGCAATGCGTAGCGGCGCACAAATTGTAAGTTATGAATTGAGCGCAGGTCTTTCTATTATTTCCATTGTTGTGCTGACAGGTAGCTTACAGATATCACAGATCGTTGCTTCTCAGGAAAATGGCTGGTGGATCTTTAAAGGTCATATTCCTGCAATCATTTCATTTGTAATTTTTATTATAGCTGTAACTGCAGAAACAAACCGTGCACCATTCGATCTTGCTGAAGCTGAAAGCGAACTCACCGCAGGTTTTCACACCGAATATTCAGGAATGAAATTCGCCTTGTTCTTTTTAGCAGAGTATGTAAATATTTTTATCGTGTGCAGTATCGGTGCCATTTTATTTCTTGGCGGCTGGATGCCTTTACACATCGGCAGTTGGCAGGGCTTTAATCATGTGATGGATTATATTCCGTCATCTGTTTGGTTCTTTGCAAAAGTATTCTTTCTAATTTTTGTCATCATGTGGTTTCGGTGGACATTTCCACGTTTGCGCATTGATCAGTTATTAAATCTTGAATGGAAATATTTGTTGCCGATAAGTATGGTAAATTTATTATTGATGACATTAATCGCAATTATGGGTTGGCATTTTTAATACTCCTAAAGAGGAGTAATGAAGTTCTTTTTATGTTACAAACTTTGGTATTTCATGGCATCAGCTGTTGTGTCACTCACTTGTACGTTCAGTTCAATAATGAACAAGGCGTTGAAGAGTGCGATGCAACAAATGCTAAATAGTAGTAATGCAGATTGGATCACAATAAAAAATAAAACTTGTTTTTAAAAAAATACATATCAGATATTTTCAATGCAGTAAAGTCTTTGCTGATAGGCATGCGGCGTACAGGTTATTATTTTACACATCGCAAAGAAATTATTACGCAACAATATCCTGATGTAAAACAAATCTTGCCCGAACGTTTTCGCGGCGAAGTGATCATGCTTCACGACGAAAATAATGAACATGCGTGCACGGGTTGTACGGCGTGTGAACTGGCTTGCCCGAATGGAACGATCAAGATTATTACAAAATTTGATGTAACGCCGGAAGGGAAAAAAAAGAAAGCCCTGGATACATTTATATATCATTTGGAGTTGTGTACCATGTGTAATTTATGTATAGAAGCATGCCCGACCGATGCCATAAAAATGGCGCAGAATTTTGAACACAGCGTATATGACCGCAGCCAGTTGACAAAGAAATTAAACAAGCCTGGATCTAAAATAAGGGAGGGTGTAGAATGAGTGCATCGCAAATTATTTTTTACATCATTGCAGTATTTATTTTATTTACTGCTTTGCTTGCAGTGACAACCAGAAAAATATTTCGCTCTGCAATATGGTTGTTGTTTGCTTTGGTTGGTATTGCGGGTTTGTTTTTCTGGATGGATGTAGAGTTTATTGCTGCTGTTCAGATTGTGGTGTATGTTGGTGGCATTGTGGTGTTGATCATCTTTTCTATTTTTCTTACGCAGCAATCCGGCAATGAAATGATGAAACCCAAATTAAGCAGAACAATATTTTCTGTATCGGCTGCTGTGTTTGGGTTTGCGCTGTTTTATACATTGATCGGTAAATATAATTTTCAAACAGCGTCAGGAAAAGTTTTAAATGTGGATGTTAGAGAAATCGGAACGCAATTGCTTAGCACAACAGAACACGGTTTTATTTTACCTTTTGAAGTGGTGAGTATTTTATTATTGGCCGCGATGATCGGTTGTATTGTTATTGCCATGAAATCAAAAACTGCAACAAATGAGTGAGATTCCATTAAGCCATATTTTGTTTTTAAGTACAGCTTTGTTTTTTATAGGCATGTATGGTTTATTTACCAGGAGAAATCTCATTACAATTTTGATGAGCGTTGAACTGATGCTGAACAGTGTTAATATAAACTTTGTGGCGTTCAACAAATATTTATATCCTGATCAACTGAATGGAATATTTTTTACCATTTTTATTATAACAATTGCCGCAGCAGAAGCTGCTGTTGCCATTGCGATTATTATAAATCTGTATCGCAGTCACAATTCAATTGATGTGGAAAGTGCAGAAGAAATGAAGTGGTGAGTAGGTAGATAAATAACCGTGACAACTAAAGAAAAATATACAATGAGTTATACTTCGTATGTTTCTTTAATCCCTTTACTGCCACTGGCAGGTTTTGTGGTAATAGGTTTATGGGGCAAGAAATATTTATCAAAAGTATCAGGTATAATTGGCACACTTATTCTATTAACGATCACCGCTCTCTCTTTTGTCACTGCTTACCAATATTTTTTTGTTGATGGAAAAGCGAATGATGTTTATCAACCCATTATTGCATTTGATTATACATGGCTAAGGTTTTCAGATAATCTTTCCATAGATATGGGCATCATACTCGATCCTATTTCCGTGATGATGCTTGTGGTGGTAGGTTTTGTTTCACTGATGGTGCATATTTTCAGCCTAGGTTATATGAAAGGAGAAGAACGTTTTGCAACGTACTATGCATTTCTTTCTTTATTTACATTTTCGATGTTAGGATTGGTGCTTTCAACAAACATATTCCAGATCTATATTTTCTGGGAATTAGTTGGTGTTTCTTCCTACCTGCTTATTGGTTTTTATTACGATAAGCCGTCGGCTGTTGCCGCATCAAAAAAAGCATTCATCGTAACACGCTTTGCGGATCTTGGATTTCTCATTGGCATTCTTATTCTTGCGTTTCATGCAGAGACATTAGACTTTCATACTTTGATTGAAAGATTAACTGATGCATCATCCCATCAATATTTAACTGCTGCAACGACATCTCTATTTGGCGTGTCTGCACTAACGTGGGGATTGACATTAATTTTCATCGGCGGCGCAGGAAAATCTGCGATGTTCCCTTTGCATATCTGGCTACCAGATGCGATGGAAGGTCCAACTCCTGTTTCAGCATTGATACACGCCGCGACAATGGTTGTTGCTGGTGTATATCTTGTCGCAAGATTATTTCCTGTATTTTCATTTGATGGGGTTGCGTTAGATATTGTGGGGTATGTTGGTGCATTCTCAGCAATATTCGCTGCAGTTATTGCATGCACACAAACAGATATTAAAAGGGTGCTCGCCTACTCCACCATGTCGCAGATCGGTTATATGATGTTTGCATTGGGCGTTGCAAGAACTGATAGTGAAAATAGTTTAGGTTTTACGGCTTCCATGTTTCATTTGTTTACACATGCATTTTTTAAATCATTGTTGTTCCTATGTGCAGGTGCCATCATTCATTTGGTGCATAGCAACGATATGAAAGATATGGGTGGCTTACGAAAGCTGATGCCCGTTACGCATATTTGTTTTCTCATCGCATGCCTTGCTATTGCAGGCATTCCACCGTTTGCAGGTTTCTTTAGCAAGGAAGAAATTTTAACTGCGGCGTATCAATCAAACAAGCTTATTTATTTCGTTGGCTTGTTTACTTCTGCGCTCACAGCATTTTATATGTTCCGTTTGTATTTCTCTATTTTCTGGAACAAAGAGCCGCATGTACATGAATCGCATCATGGCGAAGGAACAATGAGTATGAAATTACCATTGATCTTGTTGGCTACAGGCACTGTGCTTGTTGGTTTTATTCACTTTGGTTCATTTGTAACTGATGATGGCAAGCCAGTGGAAACACAAATCGATATTATTTTTTCTATCACTCCTGTTGTACTTGCAGCTGTCGCTATTTTCATTGCATCTTCATTGTATAAGACGGCGAATGATCGTCCGGAAAAGATTGCAAACGCTATCAGTTTATTATATCGTGCAGCTTATAAGAAATTTTATATAGATGAGATATATCTTTTTATCACGAAGAAAATATTGTTTAATCTGGTTGGCAAACCTGCGGCATGGATCGATAAAAACATTGTTGATGGTTTAATGAATTTGATTGCTGCCATTACTGCAAAGATCAGCGCTGCGATAAAAAGATTACAATCAGGAAAAGTACAGAATTATGCTTTGTATTTTTTTGCAGGTGTTTCGGGGCTTGCTGTAGTGTTTATCTGGTGGTGGAAGTGACAGTTTTGAATTCTGTGTTTTGAATTTAATGATGAACCAGGCATTTGTTTTTCATGTCATCAACTGTTGCGTCGCACACTTGTACAGTATAACATTGATGAACAAAAAACAGAACGTTGAAGTGAGTGACACAACGATGTTTAAAAGTAGTACTACAGTTAAGTACATAAAATAAAAATCAGCGAATGAATTTATCATTGCTTGTCATATTACCATTATTAACTGCTATCATAATCTTGTTTTGCAAAGATTTGAAACAGGTAAGAGTTGTTGCACTTTTTGGATCAATATTGCAATGCCTGCTTGTTGCATACACTTACATTATTTACAATAAAGAATTATTATCTGCTGATAAAGTATCAAATTTTTTATTAGAATATTCTCACTCATGGTTTACAGCATTAAACATCAATTATCATGTAGGTGTTGATGGCATTTCGATAGCAATGATTGCATTAACCGCATGTGTTGTATTAGCCGGCGTATTAGTTTCGTGGAAAGAAGAACGCATGAGTAAAGAATTTTTCTTTTTGCTGATGTTGCTTGCAGTTGGTGCGTATGGATTTTTTATATCCCTTGATTTGTTTACCATGTTCTTCTTTTTAGAAGTAGCAGTTATACCAAAATTTTTATTGATTGGCATCTGGGGCAGCGGCAAAAAAGAATATAATGCACTGAAACTTGCATTAATGCTGACAGCCGCATCTGCATTAGTTTTTGTGGGGTTGATGGGAATTTATTTTTACGCAGGTTCATTCAATCTTGAATACATTTCGAAGATGCACATTGATCCTGAGGTTCAGAAAATATTTTTCCCTTTTGCATTTGTGGGCTTTGGAATATTTACTGCATTGTTTCCTTTTCACACATGGGTGCCTGATGGACACTCGTCTGCACCAACAGCAGGTTCTATGTTTCTTGCAGGCATCTCGATGAAACTCGGTGGTTATGGTTGTTTGCGTGTGGCAACATACTTAATGCCTGATGCTGCAAAAGAATATTCAATGATCATTGTGGTGCTAGCTACGATTGCAATTATTTATGGTGCATTCGCTACCATGATGCAGAAAGATTTAAAATACATCAACGCATATTCATCAGTCAGTCATTGTGGGTTTGTGTTACTTGGCATTGGAATGCTCACTGAAACTTCGATAAGAGGTGCAGTTTTGCAAATGGTATCGCATGGATTAATGACAGCACTTTTCTTTGCTGCCATTGGAATGATCTATAGCAAAACACATACAAGAATGGTTGCACAACTTGGAGGTTTATTAAAAGTGATGCCGTTTATTTCTGCAGTGTTTGTAATCGCAGGCTTATGTTCATTAGGGTTGCCGGGATTAAGCGGTTTTGTTGCAGAGATGACTGTATTTATGGGTTCATGGCAAAATACGGATAGTGCATACAGAATAGCAACAATACTTTCATGCGCATCTATAGTGGTAACTGCGGTTTATATTTTAAGAGCGATCGGGCAATCTATAATGGGACTGGTTACTGATAAACATTATTTGAAATTAAGTGATGCAGCATGGTATGAAAAATTTGCAGTACTTGTGTTGGTTGCAGGAATTGTTTTTATTGGTATTGCTCCTTTTATATTGAACAACTTAATATCTCCGGCAACAGAAACAATTATACAGCATATAACAAATGCATTGGCTTTGAAATGATGATCAATTATGATGAATGATTTTTATATTTTATTGAAGCAGGAACTGGTGATAACAGTACTCATCTTTATTTTGCTTTTTATAAAAGTTGGTTCAAAAGAAAAAAGCAATGAAAGCCTGCTCAGCATTATTAATATACTGTTATTGGTAAATGTGATTGCCGGCTGTCTTTTCAGCAGAGATGGCTCATTATTTAGCAAGATGTTTGTTACAAATGATTTGATAGTGCTGCAAAAGACCATCCTTAATTTTGGAACATTATTAATATCAATGCTGGCATACCCATGGCTAAAGAATCATAAACATGTCCTGGAGTTTTACATGCTGCTGTTATCAACTTTACTGGGAATGTTCTTTATGATCTCCGCAGGCAATCTTCTTATGTTTTATCTGGGGCTTGAGTTATCTACTATACCACTTGCCGCAATTGTAAACTTTGATCTTAACAGAAGGCAATCTTCAGAAGGCGCAATGAAGCTGATTATTTCTTCTGCTTTTTCATCAGCATTGTTATTGTTTGGTATTTCTTTATTATATGGTACCACAGGCTCGCTTGATTATTTTGCAATAGCGCAAAAGCTTAACGGATCAGTATTACAGCTTTTCTCATTTATTCTTTTACTGGCAGG
Coding sequences within it:
- a CDS encoding complex I subunit 4 family protein; this translates as MNLSLLVILPLLTAIIILFCKDLKQVRVVALFGSILQCLLVAYTYIIYNKELLSADKVSNFLLEYSHSWFTALNINYHVGVDGISIAMIALTACVVLAGVLVSWKEERMSKEFFFLLMLLAVGAYGFFISLDLFTMFFFLEVAVIPKFLLIGIWGSGKKEYNALKLALMLTAASALVFVGLMGIYFYAGSFNLEYISKMHIDPEVQKIFFPFAFVGFGIFTALFPFHTWVPDGHSSAPTAGSMFLAGISMKLGGYGCLRVATYLMPDAAKEYSMIIVVLATIAIIYGAFATMMQKDLKYINAYSSVSHCGFVLLGIGMLTETSIRGAVLQMVSHGLMTALFFAAIGMIYSKTHTRMVAQLGGLLKVMPFISAVFVIAGLCSLGLPGLSGFVAEMTVFMGSWQNTDSAYRIATILSCASIVVTAVYILRAIGQSIMGLVTDKHYLKLSDAAWYEKFAVLVLVAGIVFIGIAPFILNNLISPATETIIQHITNALALK